One Streptomyces drozdowiczii DNA segment encodes these proteins:
- a CDS encoding S8 family peptidase: MAHLGSGRTRALTLPVGLALTASLGFLPAGAASAAPAGHGAPAAAVPADGPELSYVVNTQGGPGTVKQVRKAVERAGGTVVIAYDRIGVIVVHSKNPDFAKTVRKVRGVQSAGATRTNPIVPQATKDIGVEQPLTAAQEKAAAAKATADQDPMEPLQWDLPAIKADKAHQKSLGSSRVTVAVIDTGVDDTHPDLAPNFDRAASANCVSGAPDTTEGAWRPNPGESDHGTHVAGTIAAAKNGIGVTGVAPGVKVSGIKVANPDGFFYTESIVCGFVWAADHGVDVTNNSYFTDPWMYNCKNDPDQGALVEAVYRASRYAEVKGAVNVAAAGNSAEDLAADSIEDTTSPNDSTPGGRTVDPRQCLDIPTMLPGVVTVSATGAKGLKASYSNYGNGVIDVAAPGGDSTIYQTPEPPATSGLILSTLPGGKYGYKAGTSMASPHVAGVVALIKSKHPYAPPAAIKALLTLEADAKACDAPYDIDGDGTADAVCEGGKNRNGFYGAGVVDALDAVRW; this comes from the coding sequence ATGGCTCATCTGGGATCCGGACGGACGCGCGCACTGACGCTGCCCGTCGGATTGGCCCTCACCGCCTCGCTCGGCTTCCTGCCGGCGGGTGCCGCCTCCGCCGCCCCGGCGGGGCACGGTGCCCCCGCGGCGGCGGTACCGGCGGACGGACCCGAACTGTCGTACGTGGTCAACACCCAGGGCGGTCCGGGGACCGTCAAGCAGGTGCGCAAGGCGGTGGAACGGGCCGGCGGCACGGTGGTGATCGCCTACGACCGGATCGGCGTCATCGTCGTCCACTCGAAGAACCCGGACTTCGCGAAGACGGTCCGGAAGGTCAGGGGCGTCCAGTCGGCGGGCGCCACGCGCACCAATCCGATCGTGCCCCAGGCCACCAAGGACATCGGGGTCGAGCAGCCCCTGACGGCCGCGCAGGAGAAGGCCGCGGCGGCGAAGGCGACGGCGGACCAGGACCCGATGGAGCCCTTGCAGTGGGACCTGCCGGCCATCAAGGCGGACAAGGCCCACCAGAAGTCGCTGGGCAGCTCCCGGGTGACGGTCGCGGTCATCGACACCGGGGTGGACGACACCCACCCGGACCTCGCGCCCAACTTCGACCGGGCGGCCTCCGCGAACTGCGTGTCGGGCGCCCCGGACACCACGGAGGGCGCCTGGCGTCCGAACCCCGGCGAGAGCGACCACGGCACCCATGTCGCCGGCACCATCGCGGCGGCGAAGAACGGCATCGGTGTGACGGGCGTGGCGCCGGGCGTGAAGGTGTCCGGCATCAAGGTCGCCAACCCGGACGGCTTCTTCTACACCGAGTCCATCGTCTGCGGCTTCGTCTGGGCGGCCGACCACGGGGTCGACGTCACCAACAACAGCTATTTCACCGACCCGTGGATGTACAACTGCAAGAACGACCCGGACCAGGGCGCCCTGGTCGAGGCCGTGTACCGGGCCTCCCGGTACGCCGAGGTGAAGGGCGCGGTCAACGTCGCGGCCGCCGGGAACTCCGCCGAGGACCTGGCGGCGGACTCCATCGAGGACACGACCAGCCCGAACGACTCCACCCCGGGCGGCCGGACCGTCGACCCGCGCCAGTGCCTGGACATCCCGACGATGCTCCCGGGCGTCGTCACCGTCTCGGCGACGGGCGCGAAGGGTCTGAAGGCGTCGTACTCCAACTACGGGAACGGGGTCATCGACGTGGCCGCGCCCGGCGGGGACTCGACGATCTACCAGACGCCCGAGCCCCCGGCGACGAGCGGCCTCATCCTCTCGACGCTGCCGGGCGGCAAGTACGGCTACAAGGCCGGTACGTCGATGGCGTCCCCGCACGTCGCCGGCGTCGTGGCCCTGATCAAGTCGAAGCACCCGTACGCGCCGCCCGCCGCCATCAAGGCGCTGCTGACGCTGGAGGCGGACGCGAAGGCGTGCGACGCGCCGTACGACATCGACGGCGACGGCACGGCCGACGCGGTCTGCGAGGGCGGCAAGAACCGCAACGGCTTCTACGGGGCCGGTGTGGTCGACGCGCTGGACGCCGTGCGCTGGTGA
- a CDS encoding DUF485 domain-containing protein, producing MATDAPPPEGGTEKSPAQPTTEAFLAEQGSAEFGELRRSYRSFAFPLTVAFVLWYLLYVLLSNYAGGFMGTKVFSNINVAFVFGLAQFVTTFLIAWFYSRHANAKLDPKAEAIKDRMEADA from the coding sequence GTGGCTACCGATGCACCGCCGCCCGAGGGCGGTACGGAGAAGAGCCCTGCCCAGCCCACGACCGAGGCGTTCCTCGCGGAGCAAGGCAGCGCGGAGTTCGGCGAACTGCGCCGCTCCTACCGCTCGTTCGCCTTCCCGCTGACCGTCGCCTTCGTCCTCTGGTACCTGCTGTACGTGCTGCTCTCCAACTACGCGGGCGGCTTCATGGGCACCAAGGTCTTCAGCAACATCAACGTGGCCTTCGTCTTCGGCCTCGCCCAGTTCGTCACCACCTTCCTCATCGCCTGGTTCTACTCGCGCCACGCCAACGCGAAGCTGGACCCGAAGGCCGAGGCCATCAAGGACCGCATGGAGGCCGACGCATGA
- a CDS encoding solute symporter family protein, translating into MSAAYHSHTAVTLAASSTSEHRPLIITLFAVFVAATLGITVWAGRQTRSASDFYAGGRQFTAFQNGLAVSGDYMSAASFLGIAGAIALFGYDGFLYSIGFLVAWLVALLLVAEPLRNSGRYTMGDVLAYRMRQRPVRTAAGVSTIIVSIFYLLAQMAGAGALVTLLLGISSDGGKILIVALVGVLMIVYVTIGGMKGTTWVQMVKAVLLIAGALLMTLMVLWKFDFNVSDLLGTAAEKSGHGSAFLEPGLKYGATGTSKLDFLSLGLALVLGTAGLPHILIRFYTVPTAKAARKSVNWAIGIIGAFYLMTIALGFGAAALIGPKNIAAPGNTAAPQLAEYLGGVGTTGGAIMLAVISAVAFATILAVVAGLTLASSSSFAHDIYANVIRKGQATEQEEMKAARWSTVFIGAAAIVLGVFARDMNVAGLVALAFAVAASANLPTILYSLFWKRFTTRGALWSIYGGLASSVILVLFSPVVSGNEKSSMFKGVDFAWFPLENPGLISIPLGFLLGWIGSLLSKEEPDKGKYAELEVKSLTGIGAH; encoded by the coding sequence ATGAGCGCCGCGTACCACTCCCACACCGCCGTCACCCTCGCCGCCTCGTCCACCAGCGAGCACCGGCCGCTCATCATCACGCTGTTCGCGGTCTTCGTCGCCGCCACCCTCGGCATCACCGTCTGGGCCGGCCGCCAGACCCGCAGCGCCTCCGACTTCTACGCGGGCGGGCGGCAGTTCACCGCCTTCCAGAACGGACTCGCGGTCTCCGGCGACTACATGTCCGCCGCGTCCTTCCTTGGCATCGCCGGTGCCATCGCCCTCTTCGGCTACGACGGCTTCCTCTACTCCATCGGCTTCCTCGTCGCCTGGCTGGTGGCGCTCCTGCTCGTCGCCGAACCCCTGCGCAACTCGGGCCGGTACACCATGGGCGACGTCCTCGCCTACCGGATGCGCCAGCGCCCGGTGCGCACCGCGGCGGGCGTCTCCACCATCATCGTGTCGATCTTCTACCTGCTGGCACAGATGGCGGGCGCCGGAGCACTGGTCACCCTGCTCCTCGGCATCAGCAGCGACGGCGGAAAGATCCTCATCGTTGCGCTGGTCGGCGTACTGATGATCGTCTACGTCACCATCGGCGGCATGAAGGGCACCACCTGGGTCCAGATGGTCAAGGCCGTCCTGCTCATCGCAGGCGCCCTCCTGATGACCCTCATGGTGCTGTGGAAGTTCGACTTCAACGTCTCCGACCTGCTGGGCACCGCCGCCGAGAAGAGCGGCCACGGCTCCGCCTTCCTGGAGCCCGGACTGAAGTACGGCGCCACCGGCACCTCGAAGCTGGACTTCCTCTCCCTCGGCCTCGCCCTCGTCCTCGGCACCGCGGGCCTCCCGCACATCCTGATCCGCTTCTACACGGTGCCCACCGCCAAGGCCGCCCGTAAGTCCGTCAACTGGGCCATCGGCATCATCGGCGCCTTCTACCTGATGACCATCGCCCTGGGCTTCGGCGCCGCCGCGCTGATCGGCCCGAAGAACATCGCCGCGCCCGGCAACACCGCCGCCCCGCAACTCGCCGAATACCTCGGCGGCGTCGGCACCACCGGCGGCGCGATCATGCTCGCCGTCATCTCCGCCGTCGCCTTCGCCACCATCCTCGCCGTCGTCGCCGGACTGACCCTCGCCTCCTCGTCCTCCTTCGCGCACGACATCTACGCCAACGTCATCCGCAAGGGGCAGGCCACCGAGCAGGAGGAGATGAAGGCCGCCCGCTGGTCCACCGTCTTCATCGGCGCCGCCGCGATCGTCCTCGGCGTCTTCGCCCGCGACATGAACGTCGCCGGACTCGTCGCCCTCGCCTTCGCCGTCGCCGCCTCCGCCAACCTGCCGACGATCCTCTACAGCCTCTTCTGGAAGCGCTTCACCACCCGGGGCGCGCTCTGGTCGATCTACGGCGGCCTGGCCTCCTCCGTGATCCTGGTGCTGTTCTCGCCGGTCGTCTCGGGCAACGAGAAGTCCTCGATGTTCAAGGGCGTCGACTTCGCCTGGTTCCCGCTGGAGAACCCCGGCCTCATCTCCATCCCGCTCGGCTTCCTGCTCGGCTGGATCGGCTCGCTCCTGTCCAAGGAGGAGCCGGACAAGGGCAAGTACGCCGAACTGGAGGTCAAGTCCCTCACCGGCATCGGAGCGCACTGA
- a CDS encoding DUF3099 domain-containing protein, producing MVRKQGGAEVFRITGARQGLAEDVRGRQRRYVISMSVRTVSVVAAAVLWNVERHIAFVALGLGVLLPYVAVVIANAGRETSPALPSTFVLPPQSYPALEAGTAAPSPQSGRGFRSSDGPEHD from the coding sequence GTGGTGCGCAAACAGGGTGGTGCGGAGGTCTTCCGGATCACGGGGGCCCGCCAGGGGCTCGCCGAGGACGTGCGCGGCAGACAGCGCCGCTATGTGATCTCGATGAGCGTGCGCACGGTGTCGGTGGTGGCCGCGGCGGTCCTGTGGAACGTGGAGCGGCACATCGCGTTCGTGGCGCTCGGTCTCGGGGTGCTGCTGCCGTACGTGGCCGTGGTCATCGCCAACGCGGGCCGCGAGACGAGCCCCGCGCTGCCGTCCACGTTCGTCCTGCCGCCCCAGTCGTACCCGGCGCTGGAAGCCGGTACGGCGGCTCCCTCACCGCAGTCCGGACGCGGTTTCCGGTCTTCGGATGGGCCGGAGCACGACTGA
- a CDS encoding GlsB/YeaQ/YmgE family stress response membrane protein: MGWLWAIIVGLVLGLIAKAILPGKQQIPLWLTVIFGMIGSVLGNAVATWIGVNDTKGIDWTRHVLQLIGAVVVVGVGDMLWASLRGNRQRT, encoded by the coding sequence ATGGGCTGGTTGTGGGCAATCATCGTGGGCCTGGTGCTCGGACTGATCGCCAAGGCGATCCTGCCGGGCAAGCAGCAGATCCCGCTCTGGCTGACGGTCATCTTCGGCATGATCGGCAGCGTCCTCGGGAACGCTGTCGCGACGTGGATCGGCGTCAATGACACCAAGGGCATCGACTGGACGCGTCATGTGCTCCAGCTCATCGGAGCGGTGGTCGTGGTCGGCGTGGGCGACATGCTGTGGGCCTCGCTGCGGGGCAACAGACAGCGCACCTGA
- the tyrS gene encoding tyrosine--tRNA ligase: protein MTDIVDELKWRGLFAQSTDEDALRKALADGPVTFYCGFDPTAASLHVGHLVQVLTVRRLQQAGHRPLALVGGATGQIGDPRPTAERTLNAPETVANWVTRLRSQIEPFLSFEGENAAVMVNNLDWTAGLSAIEFLRDIGKHFRVNKMLTKDSVARRLESQEGISYTEFSYQLLQGMDFLELYRRYGCTLQQGGSDQWGNLTAGIDLIHRLEPGAEVHALATPLMVKADGTKFGKSESGAVWLDPEMTTPYAFYQFWLNVDDRDISRYMRILSFRTPAELEELEKVTEERPQARTAQRALAEELTTLVHGADQCAAVVAASKALFGQGELGELDEATLGAALSEVPHARVTELGPLVDLLVEAGLAPSKSGARRTVKEGGAYVNNVKAVDGEAAPAREELLHGRWLVLRRGKKNLAAIEVTAG from the coding sequence GTGACGGACATCGTCGACGAGCTGAAGTGGCGCGGGCTGTTCGCCCAGTCCACCGACGAGGACGCATTGCGCAAGGCTCTCGCGGACGGTCCCGTCACGTTCTATTGCGGGTTCGACCCGACCGCGGCGAGTCTGCACGTAGGTCACCTGGTGCAGGTGCTCACCGTGCGCCGGCTGCAGCAGGCCGGGCACCGGCCGCTCGCCCTGGTCGGCGGGGCCACCGGCCAGATCGGTGACCCGCGGCCGACCGCCGAGCGGACGCTGAACGCCCCGGAGACGGTCGCGAACTGGGTGACGCGACTGCGTTCCCAGATCGAGCCGTTCCTCTCCTTCGAGGGCGAGAACGCCGCGGTCATGGTGAACAACCTGGACTGGACCGCGGGCCTGTCCGCGATCGAGTTCCTGCGGGACATCGGCAAGCACTTCCGGGTCAACAAGATGCTGACCAAGGACTCGGTCGCCCGTCGGCTGGAGTCCCAGGAGGGCATCAGCTACACGGAGTTCAGCTACCAGCTGCTGCAGGGCATGGACTTCCTGGAGCTGTACCGGCGCTACGGCTGCACCCTCCAGCAGGGCGGCAGCGACCAGTGGGGCAACCTCACCGCGGGCATCGACCTGATCCACCGCCTGGAGCCGGGCGCCGAGGTGCACGCACTGGCCACGCCGCTCATGGTGAAGGCGGACGGCACCAAGTTCGGCAAGTCCGAGAGCGGGGCCGTCTGGCTCGACCCGGAGATGACGACGCCGTACGCGTTCTACCAGTTCTGGCTGAACGTGGACGACCGGGACATCTCGCGCTACATGCGCATCCTCAGCTTCCGGACCCCGGCCGAGCTGGAGGAGCTGGAGAAGGTCACGGAGGAGCGCCCGCAGGCGCGGACGGCGCAGCGCGCGCTGGCCGAGGAGCTGACGACGCTGGTGCACGGGGCGGACCAGTGCGCCGCGGTCGTCGCCGCGTCGAAGGCCCTGTTCGGCCAGGGTGAGCTGGGCGAGCTGGACGAGGCGACGCTGGGCGCCGCCCTGTCCGAGGTGCCGCACGCCCGGGTCACCGAGCTGGGCCCGCTGGTGGACCTGCTGGTGGAGGCCGGTCTGGCGCCGAGCAAGTCGGGGGCGCGGCGCACGGTCAAGGAGGGCGGCGCGTACGTGAACAACGTGAAGGCCGTCGACGGCGAGGCGGCCCCGGCCCGCGAGGAGCTGCTGCACGGGCGCTGGCTGGTGCTGCGCCGGGGCAAGAAGAACCTGGCGGCGATCGAGGTCACGGCCGGCTGA
- a CDS encoding metallopeptidase TldD-related protein — MSRVSKPYEIVERALELSTADGCVVIADEESSANLRWAGNALTTNGVTRGRTLTVVATVDGAEGTASGVVSRAAVTADDLEPLVRAAEAAARSAGPAEDAQPLVTGVPASPDFTDAPAETDSEVFAAFAPALGDAFARARSGGRELYGFAHHQMTSTYLGTSTGLRLRHDQPNGTLELNAKSPDRTRSAWAGRSTRDFKDVDPAELDAELARRLGWAERRIELPAGRYETLLPPTAVADLLIYQLWSSTARDAAEGRTVFSKPGGGTRLGETLSPLPLTLRSDPHAPGLESAPFVIAHSSGDGGSVFDNGLPLARTDWIAGGRLERLTTTRHTAALTEQPLAPAIDNLLLEGGGERSLEEMVAATTGRALLLTCLWYIREVDPATLLLTGLTRDGVYLVEDGEVVGEVNNFRFNESPVDLLSRATEAGRTEKTLPREWGDWFTRAAMPALRIPDFNMSSVSRGV; from the coding sequence ATGAGCCGCGTCAGCAAGCCGTACGAGATCGTCGAGCGGGCGCTCGAACTGTCCACCGCCGACGGCTGTGTGGTCATCGCGGACGAGGAGTCGTCGGCCAACCTGCGCTGGGCCGGCAACGCGCTGACCACCAACGGGGTCACCCGGGGCCGGACCCTGACCGTCGTCGCCACGGTCGACGGGGCCGAGGGCACCGCGTCCGGTGTGGTGTCCCGGGCCGCCGTCACCGCGGACGACCTGGAGCCGCTGGTCCGGGCCGCCGAGGCCGCCGCGCGCTCCGCGGGACCGGCCGAGGACGCCCAGCCGCTGGTCACCGGGGTGCCCGCGTCGCCCGACTTCACGGACGCGCCCGCCGAGACGGACTCCGAGGTGTTCGCCGCGTTCGCGCCGGCCCTCGGGGACGCCTTCGCCCGCGCCCGGTCCGGGGGGCGCGAGCTGTACGGCTTCGCCCACCACCAGATGACCTCCACCTACCTGGGCACCTCCACGGGGCTGCGGCTGCGCCACGACCAGCCGAACGGCACGCTGGAGCTGAACGCCAAGTCGCCCGACCGCACCCGTTCGGCGTGGGCGGGCCGCTCCACGCGGGACTTCAAGGACGTCGACCCGGCGGAGCTGGACGCGGAGCTGGCGCGGCGGCTCGGCTGGGCGGAGCGCCGGATCGAGCTGCCCGCCGGGCGGTACGAGACGCTGCTGCCGCCGACTGCGGTCGCCGACCTGCTGATCTACCAGCTCTGGTCGTCCACGGCGCGGGACGCGGCGGAGGGCCGGACGGTGTTCTCCAAGCCGGGCGGCGGTACCCGGCTCGGCGAGACGCTGTCCCCGCTGCCGCTGACCCTGCGCAGCGACCCGCACGCGCCGGGCCTGGAGTCGGCGCCCTTCGTCATCGCCCACTCCTCCGGCGACGGCGGCTCGGTCTTCGACAACGGGCTGCCGCTGGCCCGGACCGACTGGATCGCCGGCGGCCGCCTGGAGCGGCTGACGACGACCCGGCACACCGCGGCCCTGACGGAGCAGCCGCTCGCCCCGGCGATCGACAACCTCCTCCTGGAGGGCGGGGGCGAACGGTCGCTGGAGGAGATGGTCGCCGCCACGACCGGCCGCGCGCTGCTGCTCACCTGCCTCTGGTACATCCGCGAGGTGGACCCGGCCACGCTGCTGCTGACCGGGCTGACCCGGGACGGGGTCTATCTGGTGGAGGACGGCGAGGTGGTGGGCGAGGTGAACAACTTCCGGTTCAACGAGTCACCCGTCGACCTGCTCTCCCGGGCCACCGAGGCGGGCCGCACGGAGAAGACGCTGCCGCGCGAGTGGGGCGACTGGTTCACGCGGGCCGCGATGCCCGCGCTGCGCATCCCGGACTTCAATATGAGCTCGGTCAGCCGGGGCGTCTGA
- a CDS encoding TldD/PmbA family protein, with protein MPHEVDQSFLALPLRALADAALARARALGAAHADFRFERVRSATWRLRDARPAGGSDTTDLGYAVRVVHGGAWGFASGVDLTMDAAARVASQAVAMAKLSAKVIAAAGSDERVELADEPSHGERTWVSAYEVDPFDVPAGEKAGLLAEWSARLLAAEGVAHVDASLMTVHENKFYADTAGTVTTQQRVRLHPEFTAVAVDSATGEFDSMRTIAPPVGRGWEYLTGTGWDWADELERIPGLLAEKMRAPSVEAGTYDLVVDPSNLWLTIHESIGHATELDRALGYEAAYAGTSFATFDQLGKLAYGSPVMNVTGDRTAEHGLATIGYDDEGVEAQSWDLVKDGTLVGYQTDRRIAKLTGLGRSNGCAYADSPGHVPVQRMANVSLRPDPGGLSTEDLIGGVERGIYVVGDRSWSIDMQRYNFQFTGQRFFRIENGKLAGQLRDVAYQATTTDFWGSMEKVGGPQTYVLGGAFNCGKAQPGQVAAVSHGCPSALFRGVNILNTTQEAGR; from the coding sequence GTGCCCCATGAGGTAGATCAGTCGTTCCTGGCGCTTCCGCTACGGGCTCTCGCCGACGCGGCGCTCGCCCGGGCGCGGGCGCTCGGGGCGGCGCACGCCGACTTCCGGTTCGAGCGGGTGCGCAGTGCCACCTGGCGGTTGCGGGACGCCCGGCCCGCCGGGGGCTCCGACACCACCGACCTCGGTTACGCGGTCCGCGTCGTGCACGGCGGGGCCTGGGGGTTCGCCTCGGGCGTCGATCTGACGATGGACGCGGCGGCGCGGGTCGCCTCGCAGGCCGTCGCGATGGCGAAGCTGTCGGCGAAGGTGATCGCGGCTGCGGGTTCCGACGAGAGGGTGGAGCTGGCGGACGAGCCCTCGCACGGGGAGCGGACCTGGGTCTCGGCCTACGAGGTCGACCCCTTCGACGTGCCCGCCGGGGAGAAGGCCGGGCTGCTCGCCGAGTGGAGCGCGCGGCTGCTGGCGGCCGAGGGCGTGGCGCATGTGGACGCCTCGCTGATGACCGTGCACGAGAACAAGTTCTACGCGGACACGGCGGGCACGGTCACCACGCAGCAGCGGGTCCGGCTGCACCCGGAGTTCACGGCCGTGGCGGTGGACTCCGCGACCGGCGAGTTCGACTCGATGCGGACCATCGCGCCGCCGGTGGGGCGCGGCTGGGAGTACCTGACCGGGACCGGCTGGGACTGGGCCGACGAGCTGGAGCGCATCCCCGGGCTGCTGGCCGAGAAGATGCGGGCGCCGAGCGTGGAGGCGGGGACGTACGACCTGGTCGTCGACCCGTCCAACCTCTGGCTGACCATCCACGAGTCGATCGGCCATGCCACGGAGCTGGACCGGGCGCTGGGTTACGAGGCGGCCTACGCGGGAACGTCGTTCGCCACGTTCGACCAGCTGGGCAAGCTGGCGTACGGCTCGCCCGTGATGAACGTGACGGGCGACCGCACCGCCGAGCACGGGCTCGCGACGATCGGCTACGACGACGAGGGCGTCGAGGCGCAGTCCTGGGACCTGGTGAAGGACGGGACGCTGGTGGGCTACCAGACGGACCGCCGCATCGCGAAGCTCACGGGCCTGGGCCGGTCCAACGGGTGCGCCTACGCGGACTCCCCCGGCCATGTCCCCGTACAGCGCATGGCGAACGTGTCGCTGCGGCCGGACCCGGGCGGGCTCTCCACGGAGGATCTGATCGGCGGGGTGGAGCGCGGGATCTACGTGGTCGGGGACCGGTCGTGGTCCATCGACATGCAGCGGTACAACTTCCAGTTCACCGGGCAGCGGTTCTTCCGCATCGAGAACGGCAAGCTGGCCGGGCAGTTGCGCGATGTCGCGTACCAGGCGACGACGACGGACTTCTGGGGCTCGATGGAGAAGGTCGGCGGCCCGCAGACGTACGTGCTGGGCGGCGCCTTCAACTGCGGCAAGGCCCAGCCGGGCCAGGTCGCGGCGGTCTCCCACGGCTGCCCCTCCGCCCTGTTCCGGGGCGTGAACATCCTCAACACGACGCAGGAGGCCGGGCGATGA
- the fabG gene encoding 3-oxoacyl-[acyl-carrier-protein] reductase, producing MSRSVLVTGGNRGIGLAIARAFADNGDKVAITYRSGEPPAELIDAGVLAVRCDITDPEQVEQGYKEIEEKHGNVEVLVANAGITKDQLLMRMSEEDFTSVLDTNLTGTFRVVKRANRGMLRAKKGRVVLISSVVGLLGSAGQANYAASKAGLVGFARSLARELGSRNITFNVVAPGFVDTDMTQVLTEEQRKGIVAQVPLARYAQPEEIAAAVRFLASDDASYITGAVIPVDGGLGMGH from the coding sequence TTGAGCCGCTCGGTTCTCGTCACCGGAGGAAACCGGGGCATCGGCCTCGCCATCGCCCGCGCTTTCGCCGACAACGGCGACAAGGTCGCGATCACCTATCGTTCCGGCGAGCCGCCCGCCGAGCTGATCGACGCCGGTGTTCTCGCGGTCCGTTGCGACATCACGGACCCCGAGCAGGTGGAGCAGGGCTACAAGGAGATCGAGGAGAAGCACGGCAACGTGGAGGTGCTGGTCGCCAACGCCGGTATCACCAAGGACCAGTTGCTGATGCGCATGTCCGAGGAGGACTTCACGTCCGTACTCGACACCAACCTCACCGGCACCTTCCGGGTCGTCAAGCGCGCCAACCGCGGCATGCTGCGCGCGAAGAAGGGCCGCGTCGTCCTGATCTCCTCGGTCGTCGGCCTCCTCGGCTCGGCCGGCCAGGCCAACTACGCGGCGTCCAAGGCCGGTCTGGTCGGATTCGCCCGGTCCCTGGCGCGCGAGCTGGGCTCGCGGAACATCACTTTCAACGTCGTCGCGCCCGGCTTCGTGGACACCGACATGACGCAGGTGCTCACCGAGGAGCAGCGCAAGGGCATCGTGGCCCAGGTGCCGCTCGCGCGCTACGCGCAGCCCGAGGAGATCGCCGCCGCGGTGCGCTTCCTCGCCTCCGACGACGCGTCGTACATCACTGGAGCCGTCATCCCCGTTGACGGCGGATTGGGCATGGGTCACTGA
- the fabI gene encoding enoyl-ACP reductase FabI — translation MSGILDGKRILVTGVLMESSIAFHTAKVAQEQGAEVILTAFPRPTLTERIAKKLPKPAKVIELDVTNQEHLDRLAGLVRDELGSLDGVVHSIGFAPQDALGGNFLNTPFESVSTAMHVSAFSLKSLAMACKPLMSEGGSIVGLTFDAQFAWPQYDWMGPAKAALEATSRYLARDLGPDGIRCNLISAGPLGSMAAKSIPGFDGLADVWNTRAPLAWDMKDPEPAGRGVVALLSDFFPRTTGEIIHVDSGVHMMGA, via the coding sequence ATGAGCGGAATTCTCGACGGCAAGCGCATCCTCGTCACGGGTGTGCTGATGGAGTCGTCCATCGCGTTCCACACCGCCAAGGTGGCGCAGGAGCAGGGCGCGGAGGTCATCCTGACCGCGTTCCCGCGGCCCACCCTGACCGAGCGCATCGCCAAGAAGCTCCCCAAGCCCGCCAAGGTCATCGAGCTGGACGTGACCAACCAGGAGCACCTGGACCGCCTCGCCGGCCTGGTCCGGGACGAGCTGGGCTCGCTGGACGGCGTCGTGCACTCCATCGGCTTCGCGCCGCAGGACGCGCTCGGCGGCAACTTCCTCAACACCCCGTTCGAGTCGGTCTCCACGGCGATGCACGTCTCGGCGTTCTCGCTGAAGTCGCTCGCCATGGCGTGCAAGCCGCTGATGAGCGAGGGCGGCTCGATCGTCGGCCTCACCTTCGACGCGCAGTTCGCCTGGCCGCAGTACGACTGGATGGGCCCGGCCAAGGCCGCCCTGGAGGCCACCTCCCGCTACCTGGCCCGCGACCTGGGCCCGGACGGCATCCGCTGCAACCTGATCTCGGCCGGGCCGCTCGGCTCCATGGCCGCCAAGTCCATCCCGGGCTTCGACGGGCTCGCCGACGTGTGGAACACCCGCGCGCCGCTGGCCTGGGACATGAAGGACCCGGAGCCGGCCGGTCGCGGCGTCGTCGCGCTGCTCTCCGACTTCTTCCCGCGGACCACCGGCGAGATCATCCACGTCGACAGCGGCGTGCACATGATGGGCGCCTGA
- a CDS encoding FadR/GntR family transcriptional regulator, producing the protein MALTSPRRSALADQVIAQLRNQITTGEWPVGSRIPTEPELVEQLGVARNTVREAVRALAHNGLLDIRQGSGTYVVATSELAGVMHRRFASADPRHIAELRSTLESSAARLAAVRRTDRDLKQLDALMRRREETWAAGDAEAFVAADATLHLAVVAASHNDVLTGLYADLGDLLRDYLRGDVGQELRPENHMDHSRLVEAIRAGDAETAATEAAGHAFNCLADRV; encoded by the coding sequence ATGGCGCTGACGTCCCCGAGGCGTTCGGCACTCGCCGACCAGGTGATTGCCCAGCTGAGGAACCAGATCACCACGGGCGAGTGGCCGGTGGGTTCCCGTATCCCGACCGAACCCGAGCTGGTGGAGCAGCTGGGAGTGGCCCGCAACACGGTCCGTGAGGCGGTCCGGGCGCTCGCGCACAACGGGCTGCTGGACATCCGGCAGGGCTCGGGCACCTATGTGGTCGCCACCAGCGAGCTGGCCGGGGTGATGCACCGCCGGTTCGCCTCGGCGGACCCGCGCCACATCGCGGAGCTGCGGTCGACCCTGGAGTCCTCGGCGGCGCGGCTCGCGGCGGTCCGGCGCACCGACCGGGACCTGAAGCAGCTGGACGCGCTGATGCGGCGGCGCGAGGAGACCTGGGCGGCCGGTGACGCGGAGGCGTTCGTGGCCGCCGACGCGACGCTGCACCTGGCCGTGGTGGCCGCTTCCCACAACGACGTGCTGACCGGGCTCTACGCGGACCTGGGTGACCTGCTGCGGGACTACCTGCGCGGCGACGTCGGCCAGGAGCTGCGGCCGGAGAACCACATGGACCACAGCCGCCTGGTCGAGGCGATCCGGGCGGGCGACGCGGAGACGGCGGCGACGGAGGCCGCGGGCCACGCGTTCAACTGCCTGGCGGACCGGGTCTGA